A genomic window from Chrysoperla carnea chromosome 3, inChrCarn1.1, whole genome shotgun sequence includes:
- the LOC123294929 gene encoding putative RNA-binding protein Luc7-like 1 isoform X1, which yields MSAHDQMRAMLDQLMGTGRNGENNKFQVKFCDPKVCKSFLLSCCPHEILSATRMDLGECPKIHDLALRADFENAQKHKDYFYDLEAMEHLEAFISDCDRRTEAAKQRLAETQEELSAEVAVKANSVHELAEQIGQKLAKAEQLGEEGFVDESMKLMEEIDELRKKKLEAEQEYRNSMPASSYQQQKLRVCEVCSAYLGIHDNDRRLADHFGGKLHLGFIKIREKLAELEKTAEKRREERRQAMRDRDRYDERDHRYRRERNHYVGGRELDRRSRRHRSRSRERRHLISPSRGSSRRSRSGSRSRSRRSHSRHSGSSDRRRERDRD from the exons GTGAAAACAACAAGTTTCAAGTGAAATTTTGTGACCCGAAAGTATGCAAGTCATTTTTGTTATCTTGTTGTCCCCATGAAATATTATCAGCTAca CGCATGGATTTGGGAGAATGTCCGAAAATTCACGATCTTGCATTGAGGGCTGACTTCGAGAATGCTCAGAAACACAAGGATTACTTTTACGATTTGGAG GCAATGGAGCACTTGGAAGCATTTATAAGTGATTGTGATCGACGAACTGAAGCTGCTAAACAACGTCTAGCTGAAACACAAGAAGAATTATCTGCTGAGGTTGCAGTTAAAGCTAATAGTGTTCATGAATTAGCCGAACAAATTGGTCAAAAATTAGCAAAAGCTGAACAATTAGGTGAAGAAGGTTTTGTTGACGAAAGTATGAAACTGATGGAAGAAATTGATGAACTTCGTAAAAAGAAATTAGAGGCTGAACAAGAATATAGAAATTCAATGCCCGCTAGCAgttatcaacaacaaaaacttCGAGTGTGTGAAGTATGTTCGGCTTATCTTGGTATTCATGACAACGATCGTCGATTAGCTGATCATTTTGGTGGAAAATTACATCttggatttattaaaattcgtgAAAAATTAGCAGAACTAGag aaaactGCTGAAAAGAGACGTGAAGAACGTCGACAGGCAATGAGAGATCGTGACAGATATGATGAACGTGACCATCGTTATCGCAGAGAACGCAATCATTACGTAGGAGGTCGGGAGTTAGATAGACGTTCTAGAAGACACAGAAGTAGAAGTCGAGAACGTAGACATCTGATATCTCCAAGCAG AGGAAGTTCCCGCAGATCACGCAGTGGTAGCCGTAGTCGTAGTCGACGATCCCATTCTAGACATTCTGGATCTAGTGATAGACGAAGAGAACGTGACCgagattaa
- the LOC123294929 gene encoding putative RNA-binding protein Luc7-like 1 isoform X2 yields MFNSCRMDLGECPKIHDLALRADFENAQKHKDYFYDLEAMEHLEAFISDCDRRTEAAKQRLAETQEELSAEVAVKANSVHELAEQIGQKLAKAEQLGEEGFVDESMKLMEEIDELRKKKLEAEQEYRNSMPASSYQQQKLRVCEVCSAYLGIHDNDRRLADHFGGKLHLGFIKIREKLAELEKTAEKRREERRQAMRDRDRYDERDHRYRRERNHYVGGRELDRRSRRHRSRSRERRHLISPSRGSSRRSRSGSRSRSRRSHSRHSGSSDRRRERDRD; encoded by the exons ATGTTTAATAGTTGT CGCATGGATTTGGGAGAATGTCCGAAAATTCACGATCTTGCATTGAGGGCTGACTTCGAGAATGCTCAGAAACACAAGGATTACTTTTACGATTTGGAG GCAATGGAGCACTTGGAAGCATTTATAAGTGATTGTGATCGACGAACTGAAGCTGCTAAACAACGTCTAGCTGAAACACAAGAAGAATTATCTGCTGAGGTTGCAGTTAAAGCTAATAGTGTTCATGAATTAGCCGAACAAATTGGTCAAAAATTAGCAAAAGCTGAACAATTAGGTGAAGAAGGTTTTGTTGACGAAAGTATGAAACTGATGGAAGAAATTGATGAACTTCGTAAAAAGAAATTAGAGGCTGAACAAGAATATAGAAATTCAATGCCCGCTAGCAgttatcaacaacaaaaacttCGAGTGTGTGAAGTATGTTCGGCTTATCTTGGTATTCATGACAACGATCGTCGATTAGCTGATCATTTTGGTGGAAAATTACATCttggatttattaaaattcgtgAAAAATTAGCAGAACTAGag aaaactGCTGAAAAGAGACGTGAAGAACGTCGACAGGCAATGAGAGATCGTGACAGATATGATGAACGTGACCATCGTTATCGCAGAGAACGCAATCATTACGTAGGAGGTCGGGAGTTAGATAGACGTTCTAGAAGACACAGAAGTAGAAGTCGAGAACGTAGACATCTGATATCTCCAAGCAG AGGAAGTTCCCGCAGATCACGCAGTGGTAGCCGTAGTCGTAGTCGACGATCCCATTCTAGACATTCTGGATCTAGTGATAGACGAAGAGAACGTGACCgagattaa